The window TATAATAAGTTACTTTACGATAAAGCAGAGGAAACTTTTTTTATACAAAAAGCTTTAATTGAAGAGCTACTACCCGAAGCTGATGTGCAGCATGTGGGAAGTACAGCTATTCCAAACAGTATTACAAAAGGAGATTTAGATATTCAAGTGAGAGTTAATGCCAACATTTTTCCTAATGCAGTTAAAGAACTTTCAAAGTTATATGAATTAAATGAGGGCAGTGTAAAAACTGAAACCTTCAGAGCCTTTAAGGATGATTCGAATGTTCCTCCAATGGGTGTACAATTAACTGTTATAAATTCAGAATTTGATTTCTTTTGGAAGTTTCGCGATGTCTTACTAATGAATGATAATTATCGAAATGAATATGATAATTTAAAAAGGAAATACGAAGGAATGGAAATGGAAGCTTACAGAGAAGCCAAGAATAAGTTCTTCGAAGAAGTTATGGCTTCACCAGAATATAAGAATATATAAATAGGGTGCTTTGTTATTTCTTAAACTAACGGGGGCTTTACTTGAAGATCATTGAGTTGGGCACTCTTTTTTCTTATTGAACTAAAGTAGCAGGTTAGTTGAACAATTATAGATAAAAAAGGGGGATGAAAATGTTTCGAAATAAATTCAAGGAAAGTGAGACAGGTTTATTTGTTTTACTTCTTACTTGTTTTCTCCTAGCTGGTTGTTCACAAGAAAAGCAAGTAACTATTAATATGCCAGAAGCAATACCAAGTGATTTCGATTTTATCGTGGAATTTGGTGTTGGTAAAAGGAATGTAATTAATACCTATGAAGACACAGTAACAAAGGATTTAGTAGCTGATGGAACAGTAACAACGAATTTGACATTTACAACAGAAGAAATGGATATGATTTATCAGAAAATGAAAGAGATAAATATAACAGGAACGAAAAACTTTATTCCACAAACAAATTGTTTACGAAAACCCTTTAGTGAAGATGAATGGGAAATTACGATTAATCTTGAAGTATTTACTCATACTGTTTCTGAACAGTACTGTGAAATATCTGATGATGCCAAACAATTAATTGAGTTACGAAATTA is drawn from Solibacillus sp. R5-41 and contains these coding sequences:
- a CDS encoding GrpB family protein; the encoded protein is MERVNFFYNKLLYDKAEETFFIQKALIEELLPEADVQHVGSTAIPNSITKGDLDIQVRVNANIFPNAVKELSKLYELNEGSVKTETFRAFKDDSNVPPMGVQLTVINSEFDFFWKFRDVLLMNDNYRNEYDNLKRKYEGMEMEAYREAKNKFFEEVMASPEYKNI